A DNA window from Mya arenaria isolate MELC-2E11 chromosome 17, ASM2691426v1 contains the following coding sequences:
- the LOC128222840 gene encoding ras-specific guanine nucleotide-releasing factor RalGPS2-like isoform X9 yields the protein MTMADQERRIFFVIYKLEGNRMSIPHRILATDGTNKPLSMSFTESDSSGDYKTAMSSIVDGGSHGSEESLDKHSSLPRMKSYDAAVFDVLRVPPEEFASQITLMDLPVFQAIEPDELTSCAWTNKHKLIKAPNVVAFTRRFNHVNFWVQREILTTQTDKTRAEVLAHFIKIGKKLLDLNNLHAVMAVVSALQSAAIFRLSKTWTNLSKKDKSTYEKMADLFSENDNRQKLRDYMANVKLPCIPYLGLYLTDLIYIDVAHPHHGGMESHHRRLQMNNILRVIADLQQSAYELEIKEHVQNYLKSVRYIEELQKFVEDDNYKLSLKLEPPQTIQSVSTSREDISKCPPSPTNEPRIINALTPGPAVYSRAHQSGGHRKSKSLSANWRCYCHQLRHMDLQCPGCFSCPSFLSCTSGSVERTHSLPPKTTAPYLNGVRHLLDDSVLEESPCASSDGSLCKGVESEEMSETSSAEQESFWTIGENCSLHLSEDSGKDYQQSFTCQGCLRRKTVLKEGRKPTVAAWSRYWVALWGTNLLYFPAKNLRGVDRNSFKTNPSKMTSVVGWMVVMGDNPLQPDAFQLTDPVRGNVYKFRAGSQAQALVWCRHLSEASKKFQSRTQPSNLMSFD from the exons GGCGGTAGCCATGGTAGTGAGGAATCTCTTGACAAACACTCGAGTCTCCCACGCATGAAGAGTTATGATGCTGCCGTGTTTGATGTCCTCCGAGTGCCGCCTGAAGAATTTGCT AGCCAGATAACGCTGATGGACCTGCCAGTGTTTCAAGCCATTGAACCTGATGAGCTGACCTCCTGTGCATGGACTAACAAACACAAGCTCATCAAGGCGCCCAATGTTGTCGCTTTCACAAGGAGGTTTAACCAT GTAAACTTCTGGGTGCAGCGCGAGATATTAACCACTCAGACTGACAAAACAAGAGCGGAGGTTTTAGCGCACTTTATCAAGATTGGGAAG aaaCTTCTGGACCTGAACAATCTACATGCAGTAATGGCCGTGGTTTCAGCTTTACAGAGCGCCGCCATATTTCGTCTTTCCAAAACATGGACA aacCTTTCAAAGAAGGACAAGTCTACGTATGAGAAGATGGCCGACCTTTTTTCGGAGAATGATAATCGGCAAAAACTGCGAGATTACATGGCCAATGTCAAACTACCCTGCATTCCTTACTTAG GCCTATACCTGACGGATCTAATCTACATCGACGTGGCTCATCCGCACCACGGGGGCATGGAGAGTCATCATCGTAGACTACAGATGAACAACATTCTCCGTGTCATAGCTGACCTTCAACAGTCAGCGTATG AGCTGGAGATCAAGGAACATGTGCAGAACTACCTGAAGTCTGTACGATACATTGAGGAACTGCAGAAGTTTGTGGAGGACGACAACTACAA GTTGTCATTAAAACTGGAGCCCCCACAGACAATCCAGAGTGTGTCCACATCACGCGAGGACATCAGTAAATGTCCACCCTCCCCGACAAATGAGCCCAGGATCATTAACGCTCTGACACCCGGGCCCGCAGTATATTCACGAGCCCACCAGAGCGGAGGACATCGGAAGTCTAAGAGTCTCAGTGCGAA CTGGCGTTGTTACTGCCACCAGTTACGTCACATGGACCTCCAGTGTCCAGGCTG TTTTTCTTGCCCCAGCTTTCTGAGCTGCACGAGCGGGAGCGTAGAACGTACCCATTCCCTCCCGCCAAAGACGACAGCCCCGTACCTGAACGGCGTTCGACATCTTTTGGATGATAGCGTGCTGGAGGAGTCACCGTGTGCATCCAGTGATGGATCGTTATGTAAAG GTGTGGAGAGTGAGGAGATGTCTGAGACTAGCTCCGCGGAGCAGGAAAGCTTCTGGACAATTGGAGAAAA TTGTAGTCTGCATTTGTCGGAGGACAGCGGTAAGGATTACCAGCAGAGTTTCACGTGTCAGGGCTGCCTGCGTCGCAAAACTGTGCTCAAGGAGGGAAGAAAACCAACG GTAGCAGCATGGTCCCGCTACTGGGTGGCATTGTGGGGAACCAACTTACTGTACTTTCCCGCTAAAAATCTGCGGGGGGTCGACCGGAATTCG TTTAAGACAAACCCCAGTAAGATGACGTCGGTGGTTGGTTGGATGGTGGTCATGGGAGATAACCCACTCCAGCCAGATGCATTCCAGCTCACAGACCCAGTCAGAG GCAATGTTTACAAGTTTCGTGCGGGGTCACAAGCCCAAGCCCTAGTCTGGTGTCGACACCTCAGTGAGGCCTCAAAAAAGTTCCAGTCGAGG acaCAGCCTAGTAACTTGATGTCATTCGACTGA
- the LOC128223325 gene encoding hornerin-like — MLWTKRLKLVPTIIQLYIEEQGSGLVPYRDTGEQGSGLAPYRDTGEQGSGLAPYRDTGEQGSGLAPYRDTGEQGSGLAPYRDTGEQGSGLAPYRDTGEQGSGLAPYRDTGEQGSGLAPYRDTGEQGSGLAPYRDTGEQGSGLAPYRDTGEQGSGLDPYRDTGEQGSGLDPYRDIEEQGSGLDPYRDIEEQGSGLVPYRDTGEQGSGLVPYRDTGEQGSGLVPYRDTGEQGSGLVPYRDTGEQGSGLDPYRDTGEQGSGLDPYRDTGEQGSGLDPYRDTGEQGSGLAPYRDTGEQGSGLAPYRDTGEQGSGLAPYRDTGQQGSGLAPYRDTGEQGSGLDPYRDTGEQGSGLDPYRDTGERSSGSFIN, encoded by the coding sequence ATGTTATGGACCAAAAGACTCAAACTGGTACCTACCATAATACAGCTTTACATAGAGGAACAGGGCAGTGGACTGGTTCCCTACCGTGACACTGGCGAACAGGGCAGTGGACTGGCTCCCTACCGTGACACTGGCGAACAGGGCAGTGGACTGGCTCCCTACCGTGACACTGGCGAACAGGGCAGTGGACTGGCTCCCTACCGTGACACTGGCGAACAGGGCAGTGGACTGGCTCCCTACCGTGACACTGGCGAACAGGGCAGTGGACTGGCTCCCTACCGTGACACTGGCGAACAGGGCAGTGGACTGGCTCCCTACCGTGACACTGGCGAACAGGGCAGTGGACTGGCTCCCTACCGTGACACTGGCGAACAGGGCAGTGGACTGGCTCCCTACCGTGACACTGGCGAACAGGGCAGTGGACTGGCTCCCTACCGTGACACTGGCGAACAGGGCAGTGGACTGGATCCCTACCGTGACACTGGCGAACAGGGCAGTGGACTGGATCCCTACCGTGACATAGAGGAACAGGGCAGTGGACTGGATCCCTACCGTGACATAGAGGAACAGGGCAGTGGACTGGTTCCCTACCGTGACACTGGCGAACAGGGCAGTGGACTGGTTCCCTACCGTGACACTGGCGAACAGGGCAGTGGACTGGTTCCCTACCGTGACACTGGCGAACAGGGCAGTGGACTGGTTCCCTACCGTGACACTGGCGAACAGGGCAGTGGACTGGATCCCTACCGTGACACTGGCGAACAGGGCAGTGGACTGGATCCCTACCGTGACACTGGCGAACAGGGCAGTGGACTGGATCCCTACCGTGACACTGGCGAACAGGGCAGTGGACTGGCTCCCTACCGTGACACTGGCGAACAGGGCAGTGGACTGGCTCCCTACCGTGACACTGGCGAACAGGGCAGTGGACTGGCTCCCTACCGTGACACTGGCCAACAGGGCAGTGGACTGGCTCCCTACCGTGACACTGGCGAACAGGGCAGTGGACTGGATCCCTACCGTGACACTGGCGAACAGGGCAGTGGACTGGATCCCTACCGTGACACTGGCGAACGGAGCAGTGGTTCTTTTATTAATTAA
- the LOC128222840 gene encoding ras-specific guanine nucleotide-releasing factor RalGPS2-like isoform X10, translating into MSIPHRILATDGTNKPLSMSFTESDSSGDYKTAMSSIVDGGSHGSEESLDKHSSLPRMKSYDAAVFDVLRVPPEEFASQITLMDLPVFQAIEPDELTSCAWTNKHKLIKAPNVVAFTRRFNHVNFWVQREILTTQTDKTRAEVLAHFIKIGKKLLDLNNLHAVMAVVSALQSAAIFRLSKTWTNLSKKDKSTYEKMADLFSENDNRQKLRDYMANVKLPCIPYLGLYLTDLIYIDVAHPHHGGMESHHRRLQMNNILRVIADLQQSAYELEIKEHVQNYLKSVRYIEELQKFVEDDNYKLSLKLEPPQTIQSVSTSREDISKCPPSPTNEPRIINALTPGPAVYSRAHQSGGHRKSKSLSANWRCYCHQLRHMDLQCPGCFSCPSFLSCTSGSVERTHSLPPKTTAPYLNGVRHLLDDSVLEESPCASSDGSLCKGVESEEMSETSSAEQESFWTIGENCSLHLSEDSGKDYQQSFTCQGCLRRKTVLKEGRKPTVAAWSRYWVALWGTNLLYFPAKNLRGVDRNSFKTNPSKMTSVVGWMVVMGDNPLQPDAFQLTDPVRGNVYKFRAGSQAQALVWCRHLSEASKKFQSRTQPSNLMSFD; encoded by the exons GGCGGTAGCCATGGTAGTGAGGAATCTCTTGACAAACACTCGAGTCTCCCACGCATGAAGAGTTATGATGCTGCCGTGTTTGATGTCCTCCGAGTGCCGCCTGAAGAATTTGCT AGCCAGATAACGCTGATGGACCTGCCAGTGTTTCAAGCCATTGAACCTGATGAGCTGACCTCCTGTGCATGGACTAACAAACACAAGCTCATCAAGGCGCCCAATGTTGTCGCTTTCACAAGGAGGTTTAACCAT GTAAACTTCTGGGTGCAGCGCGAGATATTAACCACTCAGACTGACAAAACAAGAGCGGAGGTTTTAGCGCACTTTATCAAGATTGGGAAG aaaCTTCTGGACCTGAACAATCTACATGCAGTAATGGCCGTGGTTTCAGCTTTACAGAGCGCCGCCATATTTCGTCTTTCCAAAACATGGACA aacCTTTCAAAGAAGGACAAGTCTACGTATGAGAAGATGGCCGACCTTTTTTCGGAGAATGATAATCGGCAAAAACTGCGAGATTACATGGCCAATGTCAAACTACCCTGCATTCCTTACTTAG GCCTATACCTGACGGATCTAATCTACATCGACGTGGCTCATCCGCACCACGGGGGCATGGAGAGTCATCATCGTAGACTACAGATGAACAACATTCTCCGTGTCATAGCTGACCTTCAACAGTCAGCGTATG AGCTGGAGATCAAGGAACATGTGCAGAACTACCTGAAGTCTGTACGATACATTGAGGAACTGCAGAAGTTTGTGGAGGACGACAACTACAA GTTGTCATTAAAACTGGAGCCCCCACAGACAATCCAGAGTGTGTCCACATCACGCGAGGACATCAGTAAATGTCCACCCTCCCCGACAAATGAGCCCAGGATCATTAACGCTCTGACACCCGGGCCCGCAGTATATTCACGAGCCCACCAGAGCGGAGGACATCGGAAGTCTAAGAGTCTCAGTGCGAA CTGGCGTTGTTACTGCCACCAGTTACGTCACATGGACCTCCAGTGTCCAGGCTG TTTTTCTTGCCCCAGCTTTCTGAGCTGCACGAGCGGGAGCGTAGAACGTACCCATTCCCTCCCGCCAAAGACGACAGCCCCGTACCTGAACGGCGTTCGACATCTTTTGGATGATAGCGTGCTGGAGGAGTCACCGTGTGCATCCAGTGATGGATCGTTATGTAAAG GTGTGGAGAGTGAGGAGATGTCTGAGACTAGCTCCGCGGAGCAGGAAAGCTTCTGGACAATTGGAGAAAA TTGTAGTCTGCATTTGTCGGAGGACAGCGGTAAGGATTACCAGCAGAGTTTCACGTGTCAGGGCTGCCTGCGTCGCAAAACTGTGCTCAAGGAGGGAAGAAAACCAACG GTAGCAGCATGGTCCCGCTACTGGGTGGCATTGTGGGGAACCAACTTACTGTACTTTCCCGCTAAAAATCTGCGGGGGGTCGACCGGAATTCG TTTAAGACAAACCCCAGTAAGATGACGTCGGTGGTTGGTTGGATGGTGGTCATGGGAGATAACCCACTCCAGCCAGATGCATTCCAGCTCACAGACCCAGTCAGAG GCAATGTTTACAAGTTTCGTGCGGGGTCACAAGCCCAAGCCCTAGTCTGGTGTCGACACCTCAGTGAGGCCTCAAAAAAGTTCCAGTCGAGG acaCAGCCTAGTAACTTGATGTCATTCGACTGA
- the LOC128222840 gene encoding ras-specific guanine nucleotide-releasing factor RalGPS2-like isoform X11 — protein sequence MMDILVFAHGGSHGSEESLDKHSSLPRMKSYDAAVFDVLRVPPEEFASQITLMDLPVFQAIEPDELTSCAWTNKHKLIKAPNVVAFTRRFNHVNFWVQREILTTQTDKTRAEVLAHFIKIGKKLLDLNNLHAVMAVVSALQSAAIFRLSKTWTNLSKKDKSTYEKMADLFSENDNRQKLRDYMANVKLPCIPYLGLYLTDLIYIDVAHPHHGGMESHHRRLQMNNILRVIADLQQSAYELEIKEHVQNYLKSVRYIEELQKFVEDDNYKLSLKLEPPQTIQSVSTSREDISKCPPSPTNEPRIINALTPGPAVYSRAHQSGGHRKSKSLSANWRCYCHQLRHMDLQCPGCFSCPSFLSCTSGSVERTHSLPPKTTAPYLNGVRHLLDDSVLEESPCASSDGSLCKGVESEEMSETSSAEQESFWTIGENCSLHLSEDSGKDYQQSFTCQGCLRRKTVLKEGRKPTVAAWSRYWVALWGTNLLYFPAKNLRGVDRNSFKTNPSKMTSVVGWMVVMGDNPLQPDAFQLTDPVRGNVYKFRAGSQAQALVWCRHLSEASKKFQSRTQPSNLMSFD from the exons ATGATGGATATTTTAGTTTTTGCTCAT GGCGGTAGCCATGGTAGTGAGGAATCTCTTGACAAACACTCGAGTCTCCCACGCATGAAGAGTTATGATGCTGCCGTGTTTGATGTCCTCCGAGTGCCGCCTGAAGAATTTGCT AGCCAGATAACGCTGATGGACCTGCCAGTGTTTCAAGCCATTGAACCTGATGAGCTGACCTCCTGTGCATGGACTAACAAACACAAGCTCATCAAGGCGCCCAATGTTGTCGCTTTCACAAGGAGGTTTAACCAT GTAAACTTCTGGGTGCAGCGCGAGATATTAACCACTCAGACTGACAAAACAAGAGCGGAGGTTTTAGCGCACTTTATCAAGATTGGGAAG aaaCTTCTGGACCTGAACAATCTACATGCAGTAATGGCCGTGGTTTCAGCTTTACAGAGCGCCGCCATATTTCGTCTTTCCAAAACATGGACA aacCTTTCAAAGAAGGACAAGTCTACGTATGAGAAGATGGCCGACCTTTTTTCGGAGAATGATAATCGGCAAAAACTGCGAGATTACATGGCCAATGTCAAACTACCCTGCATTCCTTACTTAG GCCTATACCTGACGGATCTAATCTACATCGACGTGGCTCATCCGCACCACGGGGGCATGGAGAGTCATCATCGTAGACTACAGATGAACAACATTCTCCGTGTCATAGCTGACCTTCAACAGTCAGCGTATG AGCTGGAGATCAAGGAACATGTGCAGAACTACCTGAAGTCTGTACGATACATTGAGGAACTGCAGAAGTTTGTGGAGGACGACAACTACAA GTTGTCATTAAAACTGGAGCCCCCACAGACAATCCAGAGTGTGTCCACATCACGCGAGGACATCAGTAAATGTCCACCCTCCCCGACAAATGAGCCCAGGATCATTAACGCTCTGACACCCGGGCCCGCAGTATATTCACGAGCCCACCAGAGCGGAGGACATCGGAAGTCTAAGAGTCTCAGTGCGAA CTGGCGTTGTTACTGCCACCAGTTACGTCACATGGACCTCCAGTGTCCAGGCTG TTTTTCTTGCCCCAGCTTTCTGAGCTGCACGAGCGGGAGCGTAGAACGTACCCATTCCCTCCCGCCAAAGACGACAGCCCCGTACCTGAACGGCGTTCGACATCTTTTGGATGATAGCGTGCTGGAGGAGTCACCGTGTGCATCCAGTGATGGATCGTTATGTAAAG GTGTGGAGAGTGAGGAGATGTCTGAGACTAGCTCCGCGGAGCAGGAAAGCTTCTGGACAATTGGAGAAAA TTGTAGTCTGCATTTGTCGGAGGACAGCGGTAAGGATTACCAGCAGAGTTTCACGTGTCAGGGCTGCCTGCGTCGCAAAACTGTGCTCAAGGAGGGAAGAAAACCAACG GTAGCAGCATGGTCCCGCTACTGGGTGGCATTGTGGGGAACCAACTTACTGTACTTTCCCGCTAAAAATCTGCGGGGGGTCGACCGGAATTCG TTTAAGACAAACCCCAGTAAGATGACGTCGGTGGTTGGTTGGATGGTGGTCATGGGAGATAACCCACTCCAGCCAGATGCATTCCAGCTCACAGACCCAGTCAGAG GCAATGTTTACAAGTTTCGTGCGGGGTCACAAGCCCAAGCCCTAGTCTGGTGTCGACACCTCAGTGAGGCCTCAAAAAAGTTCCAGTCGAGG acaCAGCCTAGTAACTTGATGTCATTCGACTGA
- the LOC128222840 gene encoding ras-specific guanine nucleotide-releasing factor RalGPS2-like isoform X8, which produces MAVMMEKCGVQLLRMTQWLEGNRMSIPHRILATDGTNKPLSMSFTESDSSGDYKTAMSSIVDGGSHGSEESLDKHSSLPRMKSYDAAVFDVLRVPPEEFASQITLMDLPVFQAIEPDELTSCAWTNKHKLIKAPNVVAFTRRFNHVNFWVQREILTTQTDKTRAEVLAHFIKIGKKLLDLNNLHAVMAVVSALQSAAIFRLSKTWTNLSKKDKSTYEKMADLFSENDNRQKLRDYMANVKLPCIPYLGLYLTDLIYIDVAHPHHGGMESHHRRLQMNNILRVIADLQQSAYELEIKEHVQNYLKSVRYIEELQKFVEDDNYKLSLKLEPPQTIQSVSTSREDISKCPPSPTNEPRIINALTPGPAVYSRAHQSGGHRKSKSLSANWRCYCHQLRHMDLQCPGCFSCPSFLSCTSGSVERTHSLPPKTTAPYLNGVRHLLDDSVLEESPCASSDGSLCKGVESEEMSETSSAEQESFWTIGENCSLHLSEDSGKDYQQSFTCQGCLRRKTVLKEGRKPTVAAWSRYWVALWGTNLLYFPAKNLRGVDRNSFKTNPSKMTSVVGWMVVMGDNPLQPDAFQLTDPVRGNVYKFRAGSQAQALVWCRHLSEASKKFQSRTQPSNLMSFD; this is translated from the exons GGCGGTAGCCATGGTAGTGAGGAATCTCTTGACAAACACTCGAGTCTCCCACGCATGAAGAGTTATGATGCTGCCGTGTTTGATGTCCTCCGAGTGCCGCCTGAAGAATTTGCT AGCCAGATAACGCTGATGGACCTGCCAGTGTTTCAAGCCATTGAACCTGATGAGCTGACCTCCTGTGCATGGACTAACAAACACAAGCTCATCAAGGCGCCCAATGTTGTCGCTTTCACAAGGAGGTTTAACCAT GTAAACTTCTGGGTGCAGCGCGAGATATTAACCACTCAGACTGACAAAACAAGAGCGGAGGTTTTAGCGCACTTTATCAAGATTGGGAAG aaaCTTCTGGACCTGAACAATCTACATGCAGTAATGGCCGTGGTTTCAGCTTTACAGAGCGCCGCCATATTTCGTCTTTCCAAAACATGGACA aacCTTTCAAAGAAGGACAAGTCTACGTATGAGAAGATGGCCGACCTTTTTTCGGAGAATGATAATCGGCAAAAACTGCGAGATTACATGGCCAATGTCAAACTACCCTGCATTCCTTACTTAG GCCTATACCTGACGGATCTAATCTACATCGACGTGGCTCATCCGCACCACGGGGGCATGGAGAGTCATCATCGTAGACTACAGATGAACAACATTCTCCGTGTCATAGCTGACCTTCAACAGTCAGCGTATG AGCTGGAGATCAAGGAACATGTGCAGAACTACCTGAAGTCTGTACGATACATTGAGGAACTGCAGAAGTTTGTGGAGGACGACAACTACAA GTTGTCATTAAAACTGGAGCCCCCACAGACAATCCAGAGTGTGTCCACATCACGCGAGGACATCAGTAAATGTCCACCCTCCCCGACAAATGAGCCCAGGATCATTAACGCTCTGACACCCGGGCCCGCAGTATATTCACGAGCCCACCAGAGCGGAGGACATCGGAAGTCTAAGAGTCTCAGTGCGAA CTGGCGTTGTTACTGCCACCAGTTACGTCACATGGACCTCCAGTGTCCAGGCTG TTTTTCTTGCCCCAGCTTTCTGAGCTGCACGAGCGGGAGCGTAGAACGTACCCATTCCCTCCCGCCAAAGACGACAGCCCCGTACCTGAACGGCGTTCGACATCTTTTGGATGATAGCGTGCTGGAGGAGTCACCGTGTGCATCCAGTGATGGATCGTTATGTAAAG GTGTGGAGAGTGAGGAGATGTCTGAGACTAGCTCCGCGGAGCAGGAAAGCTTCTGGACAATTGGAGAAAA TTGTAGTCTGCATTTGTCGGAGGACAGCGGTAAGGATTACCAGCAGAGTTTCACGTGTCAGGGCTGCCTGCGTCGCAAAACTGTGCTCAAGGAGGGAAGAAAACCAACG GTAGCAGCATGGTCCCGCTACTGGGTGGCATTGTGGGGAACCAACTTACTGTACTTTCCCGCTAAAAATCTGCGGGGGGTCGACCGGAATTCG TTTAAGACAAACCCCAGTAAGATGACGTCGGTGGTTGGTTGGATGGTGGTCATGGGAGATAACCCACTCCAGCCAGATGCATTCCAGCTCACAGACCCAGTCAGAG GCAATGTTTACAAGTTTCGTGCGGGGTCACAAGCCCAAGCCCTAGTCTGGTGTCGACACCTCAGTGAGGCCTCAAAAAAGTTCCAGTCGAGG acaCAGCCTAGTAACTTGATGTCATTCGACTGA